One Setaria italica strain Yugu1 chromosome I, Setaria_italica_v2.0, whole genome shotgun sequence DNA window includes the following coding sequences:
- the LOC101778156 gene encoding nucleolin-like, producing MAMHRAAALALRRLAATAAAASPSPVLLLAPLRPAAAAAATNTRFLLQLTSTTGGAAAAAALFARRGYAARGGAGRKAAVTVSEDEEDEEEEFEAMGSDGEFEDDFDDEDLDEFDDEDEDEDEDDAAPKRGRR from the coding sequence ATGGCCAtgcaccgcgccgccgcgctcgccctccgccgcctcgccgccaccgcggcggcggcctctccGAGCCCGGTGCTCCTCCTCGCCCCtctccggccggcggcggcggcggccgctacCAACACCAGATTTCTTCTGCAGCTCACTAGCACGACGGGCggggccgcagcggcggcggctttaTTCGCCCGGCGCGGGTACGCggcacgcggcggcgcgggccggaAGGCGGCCGTGACGGTgagcgaggacgaggaggatgaggaagaggagttCGAGGCCATGGGCAGCGACGGGGAGTTCGAAGATGACTTCGACGACGAGGACCTCGACGAATTcgacgatgaggatgaggacgaggacgaggacgacgccgCGCCCAAGCGCGGGAGGCGCTAA